In a genomic window of Dehalococcoidia bacterium:
- a CDS encoding DUF4118 domain-containing protein: protein MKKKGTVTPALKFAWRYYLLGCGLVALATLLGHFTSWLLAPTNILMIYLLCVTVSAIFGGLGPSILVSILSVLTFDFFFVPPYLTLDVEHIQYIFTLIVFLLVGIALSYFTSMLRRQTETSKRREQEMAALYALGQDLAVASDLQSYTSSIIKRIKGTIGQDVVIFLPDARDEAVLQAYTEGPEINIDANIFNTAARSFQRKEITECSCDAIKDLKALCLPLVTTRRAVGVIVLIKSGDAVDYSVEQERLLSAYSDLAAVAIESIQLADELHNAEILKATEKLQTALLNAISHDLRTPLVSIIGVLSSLQEEAMDLDDSDKRSLIQVAREEADRLNHLITNLLDESRLESGALKLSLQPAEVNDLVGAALEQLGSRVNNRIVHMDVPADLPFIQVDFGLFVQALVNIVDNALKYSPPDSLIEIKARYVHQEVQIEIVDRGTGIPEQDLPHIFDKFYRIKRPDNVSGTGLGLSITKGLIEAHGGRIEANSQAGRGTVVSIILPVSAGSMASERFNE, encoded by the coding sequence TTGAAAAAGAAAGGAACAGTAACGCCTGCGCTGAAATTTGCATGGCGGTATTATCTGCTTGGCTGTGGATTGGTGGCGTTGGCCACCCTTCTGGGTCATTTTACCAGCTGGCTGCTGGCTCCCACCAATATACTGATGATCTACCTGTTGTGCGTCACGGTCTCAGCCATATTCGGCGGTCTGGGCCCTTCCATCCTGGTATCCATTCTGAGCGTTCTGACCTTTGATTTCTTCTTTGTCCCGCCCTATCTCACTTTAGATGTCGAGCACATACAGTATATATTCACACTTATCGTGTTCCTGCTGGTCGGTATCGCGCTCAGCTATTTTACTTCAATGTTGCGCCGTCAAACCGAAACGTCCAAACGGCGCGAGCAGGAGATGGCCGCACTGTATGCCCTGGGACAGGATCTGGCCGTCGCCAGCGACCTGCAATCGTACACAAGTTCCATCATCAAGCGAATTAAAGGGACAATCGGGCAGGACGTGGTAATTTTCCTGCCTGACGCCCGGGATGAAGCGGTCTTACAAGCGTATACCGAAGGCCCGGAGATCAACATCGATGCAAATATCTTTAACACGGCTGCGAGATCTTTCCAACGCAAGGAAATAACGGAATGCAGCTGTGATGCAATAAAGGACTTAAAAGCATTATGCCTGCCTCTTGTTACAACCAGAAGGGCTGTGGGTGTGATAGTCTTGATAAAGTCCGGAGATGCGGTTGACTATTCCGTTGAGCAGGAGCGGCTGCTGTCGGCCTATTCCGATCTTGCCGCCGTGGCAATCGAAAGCATCCAGCTGGCCGACGAATTACACAATGCCGAGATATTGAAGGCTACCGAGAAGCTCCAGACGGCCCTTTTAAATGCGATCTCTCATGACCTGCGCACGCCGCTTGTCTCGATTATCGGTGTATTAAGCAGCCTGCAGGAAGAAGCGATGGACCTGGACGATTCCGATAAGAGAAGCTTGATACAGGTCGCGCGCGAAGAAGCGGACCGCCTGAATCATCTGATAACCAATCTGCTTGACGAGTCCAGACTCGAATCAGGGGCACTGAAGTTGTCCCTGCAACCGGCTGAAGTAAACGACCTGGTTGGCGCAGCGCTGGAACAGCTCGGAAGCCGTGTCAACAATCGCATTGTACATATGGACGTACCGGCGGATCTGCCCTTTATTCAGGTGGATTTCGGACTTTTTGTCCAGGCCCTGGTTAATATAGTGGACAATGCACTGAAATACTCACCGCCCGACTCCCTGATTGAGATTAAAGCCCGATACGTTCATCAGGAAGTGCAGATCGAAATAGTCGACCGGGGTACAGGTATCCCCGAACAGGACCTGCCCCATATTTTCGATAAATTCTATCGCATCAAACGCCCGGATAACGTATCGGGTACCGGGTTGGGGTTATCCATTACCAAAGGGCTGATCGAAGCTCATGGCGGTCGTATTGAAGCAAATAGCCAGGCTGGCCGCGGCACTGTCGTTAGTATTATACTTCCTGTTAGTGCCGGTTCGATGGCTTCAGAAAGATTCAATGAGTAA
- a CDS encoding DUF5679 domain-containing protein: MIGYCMKCRKKREMSNTKAVKMKNGKPATKGVCSKCGTKMYRIGKS; this comes from the coding sequence ATGATAGGTTATTGCATGAAGTGTCGTAAGAAGAGGGAGATGAGTAACACCAAGGCTGTCAAAATGAAGAATGGCAAACCAGCGACCAAAGGTGTTTGTTCTAAATGCGGGACAAAAATGTACCGCATCGGCAAAAGCTAA
- a CDS encoding MFS transporter translates to MIKGSPEKKPIISRGRAYYAYILLFLLYMFDYIDRQVVVSIFPFLKSDWGLTDMQCGMLVSAVYWSIIIFTFPISILIDRWSRKNSIAIMAIFWSIASISCAFTRNFTQLFAARTAIGIGEAGYAPGGATLISTTFPKARRALALGIWNAAIPLGIAIGTALGGLIAELWGWRHAFGIVAIPGLLIAILFFWVKDYKTVSLDGTMGNTAGQKVGAKQVLKDILGNKTLLLIYFGFACSVFVTTALSTWLPSYFQRTYNIPAGQAGLMGGMVMLTAIIGAPLGGFLADLWMKRTQKGRPYFIALTSILTAAILFIAFTVLQGTAQYITLIVAGVTAVAFVSGAMAIIQDVSHPGLRATYFSLNVVIQNLLGSSLAPIVVGFISDRFNLGIALAFLPVFSLIAAAVFFSTSFFYVMAAKKVETIEAQVRPAE, encoded by the coding sequence ATGATAAAGGGATCACCTGAGAAAAAGCCCATTATCTCCAGGGGGCGCGCTTACTATGCTTATATACTGCTGTTCCTCCTATACATGTTCGACTACATCGACCGGCAGGTCGTGGTCTCCATCTTCCCCTTCCTCAAAAGCGACTGGGGGCTTACCGATATGCAGTGCGGCATGCTGGTCTCCGCCGTCTACTGGTCCATCATCATCTTCACCTTCCCCATCTCCATCCTGATCGACCGCTGGAGCAGGAAAAACAGCATTGCCATCATGGCCATCTTCTGGAGTATCGCCTCTATTTCCTGCGCCTTCACCAGGAACTTCACGCAGCTTTTCGCCGCCCGCACCGCCATCGGCATCGGCGAAGCCGGCTACGCCCCGGGCGGCGCCACTCTCATCTCCACCACCTTTCCCAAGGCCAGAAGGGCGCTGGCGCTGGGCATCTGGAACGCCGCCATACCGCTGGGCATCGCCATCGGCACCGCGCTGGGAGGACTGATCGCCGAGCTCTGGGGCTGGCGCCACGCCTTCGGTATCGTCGCCATACCCGGGCTTCTCATCGCCATCCTGTTCTTCTGGGTCAAGGACTATAAGACCGTTTCCCTGGACGGCACCATGGGAAATACTGCGGGGCAAAAGGTCGGTGCCAAACAGGTGCTCAAAGATATACTGGGCAATAAAACGCTGCTGCTGATCTACTTCGGCTTCGCCTGCAGCGTATTCGTCACCACCGCCCTCAGCACCTGGCTGCCCTCGTATTTCCAGCGCACTTACAACATACCTGCCGGACAGGCCGGACTGATGGGCGGCATGGTCATGCTTACGGCCATCATCGGCGCCCCGCTGGGCGGCTTCCTGGCCGACCTCTGGATGAAGAGGACGCAGAAGGGACGCCCCTACTTCATCGCGCTGACCTCAATTCTAACGGCCGCCATCCTGTTCATCGCCTTCACCGTCCTGCAGGGTACGGCGCAATATATTACCCTGATCGTCGCGGGAGTCACAGCCGTGGCCTTCGTTTCGGGCGCCATGGCCATCATCCAGGACGTCTCCCACCCCGGGCTGCGCGCCACCTATTTCAGCCTTAATGTTGTCATCCAGAACCTGCTGGGCAGCTCGCTGGCCCCCATTGTGGTGGGCTTCATCTCCGACAGGTTCAACCTGGGCATTGCCCTGGCCTTCCTGCCCGTCTTTAGCCTGATCGCCGCCGCCGTGTTTTTCTCCACCTCGTTCTTCTACGTCATGGCGGCCAAAAAGGTTGAGACAATCGAGGCGCAGGTCCGCCCGGCGGAGTAA
- a CDS encoding amidohydrolase family protein translates to MIIDSHVHILEEGWRPEEFLQGVAKIGAEISGIDKDTIRNSIFTTFWDSEGGKRIAAMDRDGIGVCIIHPIDFGLADRCSEPDVSYKVQNEIMWKIAQRYKGRIYCSVSADPRRKDAAALLEKGVGKYGAIALKLHPGSGFYPNDRICYPLYEKAAELKVPVVIHTGAIASPLKSKFCSPTLIDEIAADFPQVDFCMAHMGFRLWPEAVGVAEVNTNVFMDISGWQGETKHPQRFYSILRIVLDRIPSQRVMWATDGPMYSQIVPDKDFAQLIKDAAVNAAPYGLSFSEKEIDDLLSGSATRFFNLKTAKL, encoded by the coding sequence ATGATTATCGACTCCCATGTCCATATACTCGAAGAAGGCTGGCGGCCCGAGGAATTCCTGCAGGGCGTGGCTAAAATCGGCGCCGAGATCTCCGGCATCGATAAGGACACCATCCGCAACAGCATCTTCACCACTTTCTGGGATAGCGAGGGTGGCAAGCGCATCGCCGCTATGGACCGGGATGGCATCGGCGTCTGCATCATACATCCCATCGACTTCGGCCTGGCCGACCGCTGCTCCGAGCCGGACGTATCCTACAAGGTCCAGAACGAGATCATGTGGAAGATCGCTCAGCGCTATAAGGGCCGTATTTACTGCTCGGTCAGCGCCGATCCCCGCCGCAAGGACGCCGCCGCGCTGCTGGAGAAGGGTGTCGGGAAATACGGGGCAATCGCCCTCAAACTGCACCCCGGCTCCGGCTTCTATCCCAATGACAGGATCTGCTACCCGCTGTACGAGAAGGCGGCCGAGCTGAAGGTTCCCGTCGTCATACATACCGGCGCCATCGCCTCACCTCTCAAGAGCAAGTTCTGCTCGCCCACCTTGATCGATGAGATCGCGGCGGATTTCCCTCAGGTCGATTTCTGCATGGCGCATATGGGATTCAGGCTGTGGCCGGAGGCCGTGGGCGTGGCGGAGGTCAATACCAATGTATTCATGGACATCTCGGGATGGCAGGGCGAGACCAAACACCCGCAGAGGTTCTACAGCATACTGCGCATCGTCCTCGACAGGATACCCTCGCAAAGGGTGATGTGGGCCACCGACGGGCCGATGTACAGCCAGATCGTCCCGGATAAGGATTTTGCTCAATTGATCAAAGACGCCGCTGTAAACGCCGCACCCTACGGGCTCTCGTTCTCGGAGAAGGAGATCGACGATCTGCTGAGCGGCAGCGCAACACGGTTTTTCAATTTAAAAACCGCGAAATTATGA